GGCCGCCGTCAGGCCCGGCTGAACATCAGGTCGGTCTCCCACCGGATGAAGCCGAGCCTGGTGTAGAGGCCGATTGCCGCCTCGTTGTCGGAGTCCACGTAGAGCATGGCGCTGGGCAGGCCGCGGTGCCGCAGGTGGCGCAGCCCGGTCACCGTGAGCGCCTTGCCGAGCCCGGTGCCGGTCTCCCCGGGGGCGACCCCGACGACATACACCTCGCCGATCGGGTCGTGCCCGTGGCCCTCGTGCGCGTGCGGCCCGTCCGGGTGCCCGACATGCTCCAGGTCCTCGTCGCCGCCGTGGACCTTCGTCCAGTGGAACCCGACCAGATCGTCGCCGCGGTGGGCGAGGAAGAAGCCCTCCGGGTCGAACCACGGCTCCTGCATGCGTCGGTGCAGGTCGTCGACGGTCCAATGCCCTTGCTCGGGGTGCGCGCGGAAGGCTTCGGCGTTGACCCGCACCCAGGGCTCGTCGTCCTCGCCGGCCCGGAAGGTACGGACGGCCACCCCGTCGGGCAGCGACACCTGCGGGAGCGGGGCGTGCAGGGACCGGCGCATCTGCCACAGCGACCTGGACAGCTCGAAGCCCATCGACCCGGCCAGTGCCGCAGCGCCGGGGTGACCGCCGTGCGCCCACAGCCGCAGCCGGCCGTCCGGCGTCTCGTCGAGCGTGGCCTGCACCAGGCGGTGGCCCAGGCCCTGCCGCCGGCGCTCCGGGTGGACCACGATCTCGGCGCTGGCCCCCTCGACCTCGTCGGTGACGTCGAGGTGGCTGTACGCCGCCAGGTCATCGCCCCACCACACCAGGACGTTGCGCACCGGTCTGTCGCCGCCGTACCGCAGGTGGAGCATCACGTGCTCCGACAGCGGCCGGACCCCGTCGGCCTCCGTGGCCGCCTCGACCAGGTCGGACACCGCCCGGACCTCCGCGGCGTCGAGCGGGCCCAGGACCTCGACCTGGACCGGCGGCGCCGCGGGCTCGCTCACGTCGGCACCCTACGGGGCAGCCCGGCAGGATCCGGTGAACCGATGGCGACCGGCTGGCGGCCCAGGGCAGACCGCTTGGTCACGATTTTGACCGACCTGTTGTGCGCTGAGCGGGAATGCCCGTTAGGTTTCCCCGGTCACCCCCGATCCCTTCCTAGGAGAAGCATGTCCGGACCCGGACTCCTCCGCCGCCGCACCCCGGTGGCCCTGGCCGCTCTCGTCGCGGCCGCGCTCGCCACGTCGATCACCGCCGCACCCGCGAGCCAGGCGACCCCCAAGGACGACGAGAGCAAGCGGATTCCCGTCCAGCTGCTGTCGTTCAACGACTACCACGGGCACATCGAGGAGGACCCGTCGTCCCCTACCCAGGCGACCGACGGCAACATCCGGGACGAGAACGGCGCGCTCGTGGCCGCCGGCGGTGCAGCCTTCCTGGCGACGCACCTCCAGGACCTCCGTGAGGGTCACGAGAACAGCTTCACCGTCGCTGCCGGCGACCTGATCGGCGGCTCGACCTTCACTTCCGGCTTCTACCACGACGAGCCGTCGGTCGAGACCCTCAACGCCATGGGTCTGGACGTCTCAGGTGTGGGCAACCATGAGTTCGACGAGGGCGTGACCGAGCTGCTGCGGATGCAGAACGGCGGCTGCCACCCGGTGGACGGCTGCTACCTGCAGGACGAGGCCGGCAACGACATCACCTACCCGGGCGCCGACTTCCCGTGGCTCGCGGCCAACGTCGTCAGCGAGGAGACCGGCGACACGGTGCTGCCCGCGACCTGGGTCGAGAAGGTCGGCAACGCGAAGATCGGCTTCATCGGGATGAC
This genomic stretch from Actinomycetes bacterium harbors:
- the mshD gene encoding mycothiol synthase codes for the protein MSEPAAPPVQVEVLGPLDAAEVRAVSDLVEAATEADGVRPLSEHVMLHLRYGGDRPVRNVLVWWGDDLAAYSHLDVTDEVEGASAEIVVHPERRRQGLGHRLVQATLDETPDGRLRLWAHGGHPGAAALAGSMGFELSRSLWQMRRSLHAPLPQVSLPDGVAVRTFRAGEDDEPWVRVNAEAFRAHPEQGHWTVDDLHRRMQEPWFDPEGFFLAHRGDDLVGFHWTKVHGGDEDLEHVGHPDGPHAHEGHGHDPIGEVYVVGVAPGETGTGLGKALTVTGLRHLRHRGLPSAMLYVDSDNEAAIGLYTRLGFIRWETDLMFSRA